The Muricauda sp. SCSIO 65647 genome includes a region encoding these proteins:
- a CDS encoding response regulator, whose translation MKRIKRACVIDDDPIYTYWAKKIMGELKFSESILVFENGYDAIKGLKEITEKGEKLPEVILLDLNMPIMDGWDFLEDFIKLPHHNEDKVYVYIVSSSIAQRDLERAKDFDIVHNYILKPLTIKKLDGILKSVV comes from the coding sequence ATGAAAAGGATAAAACGTGCATGTGTCATCGATGACGATCCCATATATACGTATTGGGCAAAAAAGATCATGGGTGAGCTCAAGTTCTCTGAAAGTATTTTGGTGTTTGAAAATGGGTATGATGCCATCAAAGGTTTAAAAGAAATAACCGAAAAAGGTGAAAAACTGCCAGAAGTCATTCTACTTGACCTGAACATGCCCATCATGGATGGTTGGGATTTTTTGGAAGACTTCATCAAATTACCCCATCACAATGAAGACAAAGTATATGTATATATCGTAAGCTCTTCTATCGCTCAGCGAGATTTAGAACGGGCAAAAGATTTTGATATCGTCCATAACTATATACTAAAGCCATTGACCATAAAAAAGCTTGATGGCATATTAAAATCTGTGGTATGA
- a CDS encoding DUF5689 domain-containing protein, translating to MANIRVFLSVVSVFVWLFGCVKNQDFTLISNACEANLAANATFADVKALYQGELLQIQEDLVIEGYVVSSDRAGNFFSVLHFQDSPTNATEGFQIEIDLFESHLLFEPGSKILIRVKGLYLGQSRDVFKLGGTFAAFGTTNVGRLPALKIPEHVFRSCDEIVSVQPREIELVELDDGFTNFLVKIDSLEFVEDELGLPFAEPGEETERTLRDCHGNELVLLNSGFADFQAEGLPEGNGWITGILLRENDDFQLVIRNLGDIGFTNERCEEIVTEFTSTEIFFSELADPDNNARARFVELYNAADEPLDLNGWTLRRYTNANTDVGSTIDLSGFTIAAQSTFVISPNATEFENVYGFPPDMGVSTNSPADSNGDDNLELVDPFGTVIDVFGIIGEDGSGTNHEFEDGRALRNIDVAQGNPNYTFVEWTIFNDTGAEGTIDRPQNAPEDFSPGER from the coding sequence ATGGCAAACATTCGTGTTTTTTTGTCGGTAGTATCGGTTTTTGTTTGGTTGTTCGGTTGTGTCAAAAACCAAGACTTTACTCTAATTTCCAATGCATGTGAGGCAAATTTGGCCGCCAATGCCACTTTTGCCGACGTAAAGGCCCTTTATCAGGGAGAGTTGTTACAGATACAAGAAGACTTGGTGATTGAGGGATATGTGGTTTCTTCAGACAGGGCTGGAAATTTCTTTAGTGTATTGCATTTTCAAGATTCACCTACAAATGCAACCGAAGGCTTTCAAATTGAGATAGACCTTTTTGAATCTCACTTGCTGTTTGAGCCTGGCAGCAAGATTTTGATAAGGGTCAAAGGGCTGTATTTGGGTCAGAGTAGAGATGTTTTCAAGCTTGGTGGCACTTTTGCCGCTTTTGGCACCACTAATGTCGGCAGATTACCTGCTCTAAAGATTCCCGAACATGTTTTTAGAAGTTGTGACGAAATTGTTTCGGTTCAACCAAGAGAAATAGAACTGGTCGAATTGGATGACGGTTTCACGAACTTCCTGGTTAAAATCGATAGCCTTGAATTTGTGGAAGATGAACTGGGGTTGCCATTCGCTGAACCTGGGGAAGAAACCGAACGTACACTCAGAGATTGCCATGGCAACGAGTTGGTTTTGCTAAATAGTGGGTTTGCCGATTTTCAGGCTGAGGGACTTCCAGAAGGAAATGGTTGGATAACAGGTATACTTTTAAGGGAAAATGATGATTTTCAACTTGTCATCCGTAATCTGGGAGATATCGGGTTTACCAATGAAAGATGTGAAGAAATTGTGACTGAGTTTACCTCAACTGAAATCTTTTTTTCTGAGTTGGCCGATCCAGATAACAATGCCAGGGCAAGGTTTGTAGAGTTGTACAATGCAGCTGATGAACCTTTGGATTTGAACGGATGGACACTTCGCCGCTATACCAATGCCAATACCGATGTAGGTTCGACCATTGATCTTTCAGGATTCACCATTGCGGCCCAAAGCACCTTTGTCATCTCGCCCAATGCCACTGAATTTGAAAATGTATATGGATTTCCTCCCGACATGGGGGTTTCCACAAACAGCCCCGCCGATTCAAACGGAGATGACAATTTAGAGTTGGTCGACCCTTTCGGAACGGTCATCGATGTCTTTGGCATAATCGGTGAAGATGGCTCTGGTACCAATCATGAGTTTGAAGATGGTCGGGCACTTCGAAATATAGACGTGGCACAAGGTAACCCCAACTACACTTTTGTAGAGTGGACAATTTTCAATGATACCGGGGCAGAGGGTACCATCGACCGACCCCAAAACGCCCCAGAAGATTTTTCTCCTGGTGAGCGTTAG